A stretch of the Brevundimonas sp. MF30-B genome encodes the following:
- the gspI gene encoding type II secretion system minor pseudopilin GspI: MTDRGGFSLLEMLVALAVFSLGALALLHLTGEATRSAVRVEERALASVVADNRAIEAVIAPTLPVGLTEGVDQLAGRDWAWSREVVATEDPAILRISVQARIDGRLAGERVMFRRSPA, translated from the coding sequence ATGACTGACCGGGGGGGCTTCAGCCTGCTGGAGATGCTGGTGGCGCTTGCGGTGTTCTCGCTGGGGGCGCTGGCGCTGCTGCACCTGACGGGCGAGGCGACGCGCTCGGCCGTGCGGGTGGAAGAGCGCGCCCTGGCCAGCGTCGTGGCGGACAACCGCGCCATCGAAGCCGTCATCGCGCCCACGCTCCCGGTCGGCCTCACCGAAGGGGTCGATCAGCTAGCCGGCCGAGACTGGGCCTGGAGTAGAGAGGTCGTGGCCACCGAAGACCCGGCCATCCTGCGCATCTCGGTTCAGGCGCGCATCGACGGACGGCTGGCCGGCGAGCGTGTGATGTTCCGACGGAGCCCGGCGTGA
- a CDS encoding GspH/FimT family pseudopilin gives MTPTSATGRRDRTSRQGFTLVELMMTLLIIGLAAGAVVLTAPDARPSVTSDAEAFAARLIRAREEAVLTNRPVAVAVDAAGYDFSVFDVEAGWTPLAEGPFRRVHWAEGVEATLAPANGRFVFDPVGAAEVVRLVLSRDGVQRAVAVDAAGEVSVND, from the coding sequence ATGACGCCGACATCGGCAACTGGCAGGCGTGACCGGACGTCTCGCCAAGGCTTCACCCTGGTCGAGCTGATGATGACCCTGCTGATCATCGGTCTGGCGGCAGGGGCTGTCGTGCTGACCGCGCCCGACGCTCGGCCCAGCGTCACCTCCGACGCCGAGGCCTTCGCCGCCCGCCTGATCCGGGCGCGTGAAGAGGCCGTGCTGACCAACCGCCCCGTTGCGGTGGCGGTCGATGCGGCCGGCTACGACTTCTCCGTCTTCGACGTCGAGGCGGGTTGGACGCCGCTGGCGGAGGGGCCGTTCAGGCGCGTGCACTGGGCCGAGGGCGTCGAGGCCACGCTGGCGCCGGCCAATGGGCGCTTTGTCTTTGACCCGGTCGGCGCGGCGGAAGTGGTCCGTCTGGTGCTGAGCCGCGATGGGGTCCAACGCGCCGTGGCTGTGGACGCCGCCGGCGAGGTGTCGGTCAATGACTGA
- the gspG gene encoding type II secretion system major pseudopilin GspG yields MPLNALRTGPRTASSRAASDRTRSRQGFTLVELMVVIVIIGLLATVVAINVLPSQDRAMVGKARADIATLEQAIETYRLDNLNFPTDAQGLEALTRPPADLAQPDRYRQGGYVRRLPADPWGNPYQYRRRSAHGGAFDVYSFGADGREGGEGDDADIGNWQA; encoded by the coding sequence ATGCCCCTGAACGCACTCCGCACCGGTCCTCGAACAGCCAGCTCCCGCGCGGCGAGCGACCGGACAAGATCACGCCAAGGCTTCACCCTGGTGGAGCTCATGGTGGTCATCGTCATTATCGGCCTGCTGGCAACGGTGGTCGCGATCAACGTCCTGCCGAGCCAGGACCGCGCCATGGTCGGCAAGGCCCGGGCCGACATCGCCACCCTTGAGCAGGCGATCGAAACCTATCGCCTGGACAACCTGAACTTTCCGACCGACGCGCAGGGTCTTGAGGCCCTGACGCGCCCGCCCGCCGACCTGGCCCAGCCGGACCGGTATCGCCAGGGCGGCTACGTCCGGCGTCTGCCCGCCGACCCGTGGGGCAATCCCTATCAGTACCGTCGCCGCAGCGCGCACGGCGGGGCCTTCGACGTCTATTCCTTCGGCGCCGACGGCCGAGAGGGAGGCGAGGGCGATGACGCCGACATCGGCAACTGGCAGGCGTGA
- the gspF gene encoding type II secretion system inner membrane protein GspF — MSQAFAYLAVDPSGRGVSGEVTAADEAQARRALARKGLTPLELRSGAQRAQEAAAEARGGRPLDTRALAMATRQLATLISVSPLEEALRGLVLQAEKPALKRVLHGVHLGVMEGQRLSDAMGRQGRAFPPLYRAMIAAGEASGALQPILERLAEGLERERMIQGRVLTALIYPAVLAVVALGVIAALMTFVVPKVVEQFNSMNQTLPLLTRIVIGLSDAMRTWGWAGVLALLLAGLASAALLHRPGPRLAFDRWWLRAPVVGRLTRDLHGARMARTLATMLNAGLPVLEGLTLTARTVRNRALQTSTQAMADAVREGGGLSAAMKRGGVFPPILMHMTASGEAAGRLAPMLDRAADYLEQEFAAFTTAMLSLLEPAIIVVMGGLVALIVLSILLPILQINTLALG; from the coding sequence ATGAGCCAGGCCTTCGCCTATCTTGCGGTCGATCCATCCGGCCGCGGCGTCTCCGGCGAGGTGACCGCAGCCGACGAGGCGCAGGCGCGGCGAGCTCTGGCGCGCAAGGGACTGACCCCGCTTGAGCTGCGGTCCGGCGCGCAGAGGGCACAGGAGGCGGCGGCGGAAGCGCGCGGTGGTCGGCCCCTGGACACCCGCGCCCTGGCGATGGCGACGAGGCAACTCGCAACCCTGATCAGCGTCTCACCGCTGGAAGAGGCTCTGCGCGGCCTAGTGCTGCAGGCCGAGAAGCCGGCGCTGAAGCGGGTCCTGCACGGCGTTCACCTGGGCGTCATGGAAGGCCAGCGGCTGTCGGACGCCATGGGACGACAGGGCCGCGCCTTTCCGCCCCTGTATCGCGCCATGATCGCCGCCGGCGAGGCCTCGGGCGCGCTGCAGCCCATCCTCGAGCGCCTGGCCGAGGGGCTGGAGCGCGAACGCATGATCCAGGGGCGCGTGCTGACGGCGCTGATCTATCCCGCCGTTCTGGCGGTGGTCGCCCTGGGCGTAATCGCGGCGCTTATGACCTTCGTGGTGCCCAAGGTGGTCGAGCAGTTCAACAGCATGAACCAGACCCTGCCGCTGCTGACGCGCATCGTCATCGGCCTGTCGGATGCGATGCGGACCTGGGGCTGGGCTGGCGTCCTGGCCTTGCTGCTGGCGGGCCTCGCCTCGGCCGCCCTGCTGCATCGACCCGGTCCGCGACTGGCGTTTGACCGATGGTGGTTGAGGGCGCCGGTGGTCGGCCGGCTGACCCGCGACCTGCACGGCGCGCGCATGGCGCGGACGCTGGCGACCATGCTGAACGCCGGCCTGCCGGTGCTGGAAGGGCTGACCCTTACGGCCCGCACGGTCCGCAACCGTGCGCTTCAGACCTCGACCCAGGCCATGGCGGACGCCGTGCGCGAAGGCGGCGGCCTGTCGGCGGCCATGAAGCGCGGCGGGGTTTTTCCGCCCATCCTGATGCACATGACCGCGTCCGGCGAGGCCGCCGGTCGTCTGGCCCCCATGCTGGATCGCGCGGCCGACTATCTGGAGCAGGAGTTCGCCGCCTTCACCACCGCCATGCTGAGCCTTCTGGAACCGGCGATCATCGTCGTCATGGGCGGGCTCGTGGCGCTGATCGTGCTGTCGATCCTGCTGCCCATTCTTCAGATCAACACCCTGGCCCTGGGATGA
- the gspE gene encoding type II secretion system ATPase GspE → MITLVNPTLPYAFARRHGVVLLDAGEIAIVGLREDADPLALIETRRALGRPLKVERMARGVFERALSDIYADEGLSGSLDMPAGLEGLAEDLPATADLLDGADDAPVIRLINGVVAEAARAGASDIHFEPYETLLRVRMRVDGVLREMLTLDARVTPLLASRIKVMARLDIAERRLPQDGRIALSLGGRALDVRVSTLPARAGERVVMRILDRDQAGLGLADLGMDPGTLDVFRRSLSEPNGIVLVTGPTGSGKTTSLYAGLSLLNDGSRNILTVEDPVEYAVEGVGQTQVNARVGMTFAAGLRAILRQDPDVVMVGEIRDAETASIAVQAALTGHLVLSTVHTNDAAGAVVRLRDIGVESFLLASTLRLVAAQRLVRRLCPRCRRAEPADAAVARLAGIDLGETVWRPAGCEACDNTGYVGRVGLYEVMAVDDRIRRLVAAGADEHDIRQAAFAGGGTLGDQARRAVREGVTSVEEAVRAARQDAPVAEAAA, encoded by the coding sequence ATGATCACCCTGGTCAATCCGACGCTGCCTTACGCCTTCGCCCGCCGCCACGGCGTGGTGTTGCTGGACGCGGGCGAGATCGCGATCGTCGGCCTGCGCGAGGACGCCGACCCGCTGGCGCTGATCGAGACGCGGCGGGCGCTGGGCCGGCCGTTGAAGGTCGAGCGGATGGCGCGCGGCGTCTTCGAGCGGGCGCTGTCGGACATTTACGCCGACGAAGGTCTGTCCGGGTCGCTGGACATGCCCGCCGGCCTGGAAGGCCTGGCCGAAGACCTGCCGGCCACAGCCGATCTGCTGGACGGCGCCGACGACGCGCCGGTCATCCGCCTGATCAACGGCGTGGTGGCCGAGGCGGCGCGGGCCGGGGCGTCGGACATCCATTTCGAACCCTATGAGACGCTGTTGCGCGTGCGTATGCGGGTCGACGGCGTGCTGCGCGAGATGCTGACGCTGGACGCGCGGGTCACGCCGCTGCTGGCGTCGCGCATCAAGGTCATGGCGCGTCTGGACATCGCCGAGCGACGGCTGCCGCAGGACGGGCGTATCGCCCTGAGCCTGGGCGGACGGGCGCTGGACGTGCGGGTCTCCACCCTGCCGGCGCGGGCGGGCGAGCGGGTGGTGATGCGGATACTGGACCGCGATCAGGCCGGTCTGGGTCTGGCCGACCTGGGCATGGATCCCGGCACGCTGGACGTCTTCCGCCGCAGCCTGTCGGAGCCCAACGGCATCGTCCTGGTCACCGGGCCGACGGGGTCGGGCAAGACCACCAGCCTGTACGCTGGCTTGTCGCTGCTGAACGACGGCAGCCGCAACATCCTGACGGTCGAGGATCCGGTCGAGTACGCGGTGGAGGGGGTCGGCCAGACCCAGGTCAACGCCCGTGTGGGCATGACCTTCGCCGCCGGCCTGCGCGCCATCCTGCGCCAGGACCCGGACGTGGTCATGGTGGGCGAGATCCGCGACGCGGAGACCGCCTCGATCGCCGTCCAGGCCGCCCTGACGGGCCATCTGGTGCTGTCGACCGTCCACACCAACGACGCGGCTGGCGCGGTGGTTCGGCTGCGCGACATCGGGGTGGAATCCTTCCTGCTGGCCTCGACCCTGCGCCTGGTGGCGGCCCAGCGCCTGGTGCGTCGACTCTGTCCGCGCTGCCGCCGCGCTGAGCCGGCGGACGCCGCCGTGGCGCGACTGGCGGGCATCGACTTGGGCGAGACCGTGTGGCGGCCCGCCGGCTGCGAGGCCTGCGACAACACAGGCTATGTCGGCCGCGTCGGCCTGTACGAGGTGATGGCGGTCGACGATCGCATCCGCCGTCTGGTCGCCGCAGGCGCGGATGAGCACGACATCCGCCAAGCCGCCTTCGCCGGCGGCGGGACCTTGGGCGACCAGGCGCGGCGTGCGGTGCGCGAGGGCGTGACCTCGGTGGAGGAAGCCGTACGCGCCGCGCGTCAGGACGCGCCTGTGGCCGAGGCGGCGGCATGA